ttttcttgagctcaAGACCTGCGGAAACCTCTGAAGGGCGTTTAAATGCTTTGCCAGAATTGAAGTGGAtgctttttcctgtttcagaaatAATCTGTTGATTCCCTCTTTATATTTATCTAGTGTTAAGTATTCGTGGTATTCAGGAAGAAGATCCCCCAGATGCTCAACTAATGAGACTAGATAACATGTTGCTGGCAGAGGGTGTCTCCGGGCCcgagaaaagaggaagaggaggaccgATGGCTGTAGCAGCAACATCAGGTGGCTGTCCAAATGACAATAGCATTGAACACTCTGACTACAGGGCCAAGCTGTCACAGATCCGACAGATATACCACTCTGAGCTAGAGAAATATGAACAGGTGATCTTTCTGCATGGAAGAGTTTTTATCATCTCAATTAAAAATAACCGTTTTTTCCTTTGGTGTTGGTTTTAAGAACAGAACAGGAAGTATAATGAATTCAGGTGAACGCGAGGGTATCAAATTCAGTTGAAAACTTATCTCAGTGTTACGGAAGTAAGGCGAAGATAGAGGGACTGGACATCAAACTAAAGATAATAAATGTCTTGTTTATCTTTGTTGCCGTTTTTTAAGAGTAAATAGAGTAAAGCTGAAACATGGAAACTCCTCTAAAGTTTTTTTGGATATATATTCATGTTGGGGAAACGAATTCTGGGGTATTTTATGGTTTGTCGATACAACTGTGTGTGTTTTCAGGCCTGCAGTGAGTTCACCACCCACGTCATGAACCTGCTTAGGGAACAGAGTAGAACCAGACCAATTTCGCCAAAAGAAATCGAGCGCATGGTGAACATAATCCACGGCAAATTCAGCACCATCCAGATGCAGCTGAAGCAGAGCACGTGCGAGGCAGTAATGATCCTGCGTTCCCGCTTTCTTGACGCCAGGTACGAGAAAACACAGCGATTGCATAAGAAATCTCGAGTCTGTCATTCCTGGTGTTGATTCAGTTTAAATGTGAAGAATTCGCCACCCATTTTGCTTGCCAGGGTGTACTTTGACATCAGCATCGATTTAATTCCACTTAATTCTTACATTCTGCTTCAAACTAAATgtattttagagggaaaaaagccaacagtGTACTCCGTCCGGTCTACTCTGTAACACCATTTAAATAGGAATTACTCATATTTTTATAGGCGTAAACGACGTAACTTCAGCAAACAGGCAACGGAAGTActgaatgaatatttttattcGCATCTGAGCAATCCTTACCCCAGTGAAGAGGCCAAAGAAGAGCTAGCAAAGAAAGGTGGCATCACGGTTTCACAGGTATGAAGTGTTTTATCTGGAATTAAGCGACTTTTTTTCCCTCGaacaatggtttgggttttttttttccccacagttagCAACAGACTTCAGTTACTGGTACTTTCAGTAGGATTTAGGTTATTCCGAAGGGTTTAGGAGTGGATATTTTCTGCTTGAAGCCTAGTTTAAAACGTCTCCTTTGCTGGCAACTTCCGAATACAGTGGAAAATAGAATATTTGATCAGATGCTAACAGCGATATGTGTCTCCAGGTTTCCAACTGGTTTGGTAACAAAAGAATTCGATACAAAAAAAACATGGGGAAGTTCCAAGAAGAAGCCAATATTTATGCTGCAAAAACAGCAGTGGATGCAACTAATGTTGTGGCTCAAGGCAACCAGGCAAATTCTCCGTCTACACCAAATTCAGGTGAGTGGGAGCCGGTGAAGAGGCCATCTGCTTGAAAGTCTTGTAATTATTTCTTGTGACAATTAGTACCACGGACTACTGGTGTTTGAAACAGTCgtaggatttctttttcttttaaacttaaaTAATGTAATACTCACTGAAGAACcatttttggtgggttttatttctcattgaaatgttcttttcttgttttgtttttttcctagcttCCTCTGGCTCTTTTAAGATGACAAATTCCGGAGATTCGTTTATAAACTTGCAGTCATTGACTTCCTACCAGAGCTCCCCAGTGGGAGCCAATGTGCAGTCGCAGGTCAGtatggaagaaaaaaccccatacttTGGGCAGTGAGGTAAACGTTAAAATCCCATTTCTCTGTCCTTTATACGCTGtggttgcccagggaggttgtggagtctctgaccttggagatattcaaaacccaacctGCTCTAATTGTCCCTGCTTCAAACAGCAGGGTTGAATTAGAcaatcttgttttattttttctaatttttttttaccttaataCCAGATAGGGAtggatttttctgtctgtagCCAGCACTGGCTAGGATGCAAGAAACAACTAGAATCAAATTTCTCAAATGAGTCAAGAAACAAACCTGCTTCAGTGTGTATTTTCTCTTGGAACTGGAGTATTTTCTTAAAGAACTAACTGATAACTAAATTAACCTACTGCTATTCTTCTATCCCTTTAAATTTACAATAGTGAAACAGGGTTTTCTCCTTTTAGAGTCTGTCTTTTTCCATATAAATAGAACTTTGCTTAGGATTTGTGGTTAACAGCACTGTCAAACTCATTTTAAGATTTCTGCTGAATTTCTAAACATATCAACTGCAGAAAAGCTGTTCCTCTCTTAGAAAAGCTGTAGGTGATTGCTCCTCTCTTAGAAAAGCTGTAGGTGATTGTTCCTCTCTTAGGAAAGCTGTAGGTGATTGTTCCTCTCTTAGGAAAGCTGTAGGTGATTGTTCCTCTCTTAGGAAAGCTGTAGGTGATTGTTCCTCTGTTAGAAAAGCTGTAGGTGGTTGCTCCTCTCTTAGAAAAGCTGTAGGTGGTTGCTCCTCTCTTAGAAAAGCTGTAGGTGGTTGCTCCTCTCTTAGAAAAGCTGTAGGTGGTTGCTCCTCTCTTAGAAAAGCTGTAGGTGATTGCTCCTCTCTTAGAAAAGCTGTAGGTGGTTGCTCCTCTCTTAGGAAAGCTGTAGGTGGTTGCTCCTCTCTTAGGAAAGCTGTAGGTGATTGTTCCTCTGTTAGAAAAGCTGTAGGTGATTGCTCCTCTCTTAGAAAAGCTGTAGGTGATTGTTCCTCTGTTAGAAAAGCTGTAGGTGGTTGCTCCTCTCTTAGAAAAGCTGTAGGTGGTTG
This sequence is a window from Strix uralensis isolate ZFMK-TIS-50842 chromosome 38, bStrUra1, whole genome shotgun sequence. Protein-coding genes within it:
- the PBX4 gene encoding pre-B-cell leukemia transcription factor 4 isoform X1, yielding MEDPSRLLAAAHGAGVTLPGGIPPPPPPTAGDPAAAPAPGPPPPAHHDTGDVLQQIMAITDQSLDEAQARKHALNCHRMKPALFSVLCEIKEKTESFRMEKTFKIIFLLSIRGIQEEDPPDAQLMRLDNMLLAEGVSGPEKRGRGGPMAVAATSGGCPNDNSIEHSDYRAKLSQIRQIYHSELEKYEQACSEFTTHVMNLLREQSRTRPISPKEIERMVNIIHGKFSTIQMQLKQSTCEAVMILRSRFLDARRKRRNFSKQATEVLNEYFYSHLSNPYPSEEAKEELAKKGGITVSQVSNWFGNKRIRYKKNMGKFQEEANIYAAKTAVDATNVVAQGNQANSPSTPNSASSGSFKMTNSGDSFINLQSLTSYQSSPVGANVQSQMDSLHHVIHQTGRYDTIVGNPLYTTQRIDANGSWQDATTPSSITSPAGDPGSVNSDASN
- the PBX4 gene encoding pre-B-cell leukemia transcription factor 4 isoform X2; protein product: MEDPSRLLAAAHGAGVTLPGGIPPPPPPTAGDPAAAPAPGPPPPAHHDTGDVLQQIMAITDQSLDEAQARKHALNCHRMKPALFSVLCEIKEKTVLSIRGIQEEDPPDAQLMRLDNMLLAEGVSGPEKRGRGGPMAVAATSGGCPNDNSIEHSDYRAKLSQIRQIYHSELEKYEQACSEFTTHVMNLLREQSRTRPISPKEIERMVNIIHGKFSTIQMQLKQSTCEAVMILRSRFLDARRKRRNFSKQATEVLNEYFYSHLSNPYPSEEAKEELAKKGGITVSQVSNWFGNKRIRYKKNMGKFQEEANIYAAKTAVDATNVVAQGNQANSPSTPNSASSGSFKMTNSGDSFINLQSLTSYQSSPVGANVQSQMDSLHHVIHQTGRYDTIVGNPLYTTQRIDANGSWQDATTPSSITSPAGDPGSVNSDASN